One Clostridium novyi NT genomic window carries:
- a CDS encoding Na+/H+ antiporter NhaC family protein produces the protein MKENNNNAKKGNGWALLPLGVFLVMYLVPSIVTKDFYKMPVSVSFLVASFVAIAINRKEKINKKIEVFCKGAGNSNIILMCIIFILAGAFAQVAKEMGAVSSTVNLGLTILPGNILLAGVFIICCFISLSIGTSVGTIAALAPMALGIAQKTGLPIGLALGAVISGAMFGDNLSMISDTTIAATRTQGCEMKDKFKMNISIVIPAAIITAVIFAVISMGKTTVLTGGYEYSIVKVLPYLVVLVSALCGMNVMLVLVGGTIFAGVVGIATHSFDIWGFMKAIESGIGGMSELIIISLLIGGMVEVIKHNGGIVFLLNLITKRIKSRKGGEFGIAALVSVVDICTANNTIAIVMAGPIAKDIADKYGIDPRRSASILDTFSCFFQGTIPYGAQILTAVGVAGAVISPFDIMKYLYYPYLMGICAILCIVFGIPRTANCAVVKTVDE, from the coding sequence ATGAAAGAAAATAATAACAATGCGAAAAAGGGGAACGGGTGGGCGTTACTGCCACTAGGAGTGTTCTTAGTTATGTACTTAGTTCCATCTATAGTGACAAAAGATTTTTATAAGATGCCCGTTAGTGTATCCTTTTTGGTTGCGTCATTTGTAGCTATAGCTATAAATCGAAAAGAAAAGATAAATAAAAAAATTGAGGTGTTTTGCAAAGGTGCAGGAAATTCTAATATTATATTAATGTGTATAATATTCATACTTGCTGGTGCATTTGCACAAGTTGCAAAAGAAATGGGGGCAGTATCATCTACTGTTAACTTAGGACTTACAATTTTACCGGGAAATATACTTCTTGCAGGAGTTTTTATTATTTGTTGTTTTATATCATTATCAATAGGTACATCTGTTGGAACTATAGCAGCACTTGCACCTATGGCTTTAGGAATTGCTCAAAAGACAGGATTACCAATTGGACTTGCACTTGGGGCAGTAATAAGTGGAGCTATGTTTGGAGACAATTTATCTATGATTTCTGATACTACTATAGCTGCCACTAGAACACAGGGTTGTGAAATGAAAGACAAGTTTAAAATGAATATTTCAATTGTAATACCAGCAGCTATAATAACAGCAGTAATTTTTGCTGTAATAAGTATGGGAAAAACAACTGTACTTACTGGTGGATATGAGTACAGTATTGTAAAGGTACTTCCGTATTTAGTAGTTCTTGTTTCAGCTTTATGTGGAATGAATGTAATGCTTGTATTAGTAGGAGGAACTATATTTGCAGGAGTAGTTGGAATTGCAACTCATTCATTTGACATTTGGGGTTTTATGAAGGCAATTGAAAGTGGAATTGGTGGAATGTCTGAACTTATAATAATCTCATTATTAATCGGAGGTATGGTTGAGGTTATTAAACATAATGGTGGAATAGTATTCTTATTGAATTTAATTACTAAAAGAATTAAAAGTAGAAAAGGTGGAGAATTTGGTATAGCGGCACTTGTTAGCGTAGTTGATATTTGTACAGCAAATAATACTATAGCCATAGTTATGGCAGGTCCTATAGCAAAAGATATTGCGGATAAGTATGGAATTGATCCTAGAAGATCTGCAAGTATATTAGATACTTTTTCTTGTTTCTTTCAAGGGACTATACCTTATGGAGCTCAAATATTAACAGCAGTAGGAGTTGCAGGAGCTGTAATATCTCCTTTTGATATTATGAAATATTTATATTATCCATACCTAATGGGTATATGTGCAATTTTATGTATAGTATTTGGAATACCTAGAACTGCAAATTGTGCGGTAGTAAAAACTGTTGATGAATA